The proteins below come from a single Aegilops tauschii subsp. strangulata cultivar AL8/78 chromosome 6, Aet v6.0, whole genome shotgun sequence genomic window:
- the LOC109755906 gene encoding myb family transcription factor PHL11 codes for MFEGMERAGYGVGAGVVLSRDPKPRLRWTPDLHERFVEAVTKLGGPDKATPKSVLRLMGMKGLTLYHLKSHLQKYRMGKQSKKDTGFETNRGAFAAQGISFSSAVPPNVPSAGNSNMGETPLADALRYQIEVQRKLHEQLEVQKKLQMRIEAQGKYLQTILEKAQKNLSYEAGGDATLETTRSQLTDFNLALSGFMDDATQACQQNGGELAKALSDDGLRAGNLGFQLYHGGDDVKCATDEDLLLLDLNIKGGYDHRLSAHGMPRGAVDLTVGQHRR; via the exons ATGTTCGAGGGGATGGAGCGGGCGGGGTACGGCGTGGGCGCCGGGGTGGTGCTGTCGCGGGACCCCAAGCCCCGGCTGCGCTGGACGCCCGACCTGCACGAGCGCTTCGTGGAGGCCGTCACCAAGCTCGGCGGGCCCGACA AGGCGACGCCCAAGTCGGTGCTGAGACTGATGGGCATGAAAGGGCTCACCTTGTACCACCTCAAGAGCCATCTTCAG AAATACAGGATGGGAAAGCAGAGCAAGAAAGACACAGGCTTCGAAACCAACAGAGGAG CCTTCGCCGCGCAGGGTATCAGTTTCTCCTCGGCGGTGCCTCCAAACGTTCCGTCCGCCGGAAACAGCAACATGGG AGAAACGCCACTCGCGGATGCATTAAGATATCAAATCGAAGTCCAAAGGAAGCTGCACGAACAGCTCGAG GTTCAGAAGAAGCTGCAGATGCGCATCGAGGCGCAAGGGAAGTACCTGCAAACGATCCTGGAGAAGGCCCAGAAGAACCTCTCCTACGAAGCCGGCGGAGACGCAACCCTAGAGACTACCAGGTCGCAGCTCACCGACTTCAACCTAGCCCTCTCGGGGTTCATGGACGACGCGACGCAGGCGTGCCAGCAGAACGGCGGGGAGCTGGCCAAGGCCCTCTCCGACGACGGCCTCAGAGCCGGCAACCTGGGCTTCCAGCTCTACCACGGCGGCGACGACGTGAAATGCGCCACCGACGAGGACCTGCTCCTGCTGGACCTGAACATCAAAGGAGGGTACGATCACCGGCTGTCCGCCCACGGCATGCCGCGCGGCGCGGTGGACCTGACGGTCGGCCAGCACCGGAGGTAA